A single genomic interval of Rosistilla ulvae harbors:
- a CDS encoding quinol:electron acceptor oxidoreductase subunit ActD → MADSSGNQSKSRGVVAEYDTPDALIAAANRVREAGYTKTDAFSPFPVHGIDEAIGIKPTILPWIVLAAGTTGCLTGLSMETWMNAIDYPYIISGKPYISLPAFIPVAFELTILFSAFAAFFGQWALNGLPKFSNAMFTSPRFDAATDDKFFLYIDSADARFDDAGARALLDDTKPNVVEDVYDDKSSPNVPRFIYLAVLVLAVLSIFPLLVIADMRVTKSSKPRFHIFWDMDFMPSKKPQQKTILFADGRTMRPNVPGTVSRGNGEFDIDDQTGIQLEAMAGGGPDGSTQLVAFAQQADGDAAAQTPWVKENPLTIDRATLDRGRERFDIYCAVCHGRDGFGDGLVNQRAKKILATTWTQPTSLHDERLAADKMPDGQIFNTISNGIRKMPGYAGQIAVEDRWAIIAYLRVLQASRDATINEIPANKRAKLAREAEQLKKQIEAAEAEREKQAQANEKQAQAKKSAEPATEEAASEEAPAAEAKPATEEAKPAAEEKPAAEEKPATEEAKPAAEEKPAAEEAKPAAEEKPAAEDAPAAKEEPAAEAKPEAAEEPAADQAAPADDKN, encoded by the coding sequence ATGGCTGACTCCTCTGGCAATCAATCGAAATCCCGTGGTGTAGTTGCCGAATACGACACCCCCGATGCGCTGATCGCTGCGGCGAATCGCGTTCGCGAAGCGGGCTACACCAAGACCGATGCGTTCAGCCCCTTCCCGGTGCATGGCATCGACGAAGCGATCGGCATCAAGCCCACGATCCTGCCATGGATCGTGTTGGCCGCTGGCACCACCGGATGTTTGACCGGGTTGTCGATGGAAACCTGGATGAACGCGATCGATTATCCGTACATCATCTCGGGTAAGCCGTACATCAGTCTCCCCGCGTTCATTCCCGTCGCGTTCGAGTTGACGATTCTGTTCTCCGCGTTTGCCGCCTTCTTCGGACAATGGGCCCTCAACGGCTTGCCGAAGTTCAGCAACGCGATGTTCACCAGCCCACGCTTCGACGCGGCGACCGATGACAAGTTTTTCTTGTACATCGATTCGGCCGACGCTCGCTTTGACGACGCTGGTGCTCGAGCACTGCTTGACGATACCAAACCAAATGTTGTCGAAGACGTCTACGATGATAAATCGTCGCCCAATGTGCCGCGGTTCATCTATCTCGCCGTCTTGGTCTTGGCTGTCTTGAGCATCTTCCCATTGCTGGTGATCGCCGACATGCGAGTCACGAAGAGCTCGAAGCCACGCTTCCATATCTTCTGGGACATGGACTTCATGCCTTCGAAGAAGCCGCAACAGAAAACGATCCTGTTTGCCGACGGCCGGACGATGCGTCCCAACGTTCCCGGTACCGTGTCGCGCGGCAACGGCGAATTCGACATTGACGATCAAACCGGCATCCAATTGGAAGCGATGGCCGGCGGTGGCCCAGACGGTTCGACGCAGCTTGTCGCCTTTGCTCAACAAGCCGACGGCGACGCCGCAGCCCAGACTCCTTGGGTGAAAGAGAATCCGCTGACGATCGACCGCGCAACGCTCGATCGTGGCCGTGAACGCTTTGATATTTATTGTGCAGTCTGCCACGGCCGCGATGGCTTCGGTGACGGCCTTGTCAATCAACGCGCTAAGAAGATCCTGGCCACCACCTGGACACAACCGACGTCGCTGCACGACGAACGACTCGCCGCCGACAAAATGCCCGATGGTCAGATCTTCAACACGATCAGCAACGGTATTCGCAAGATGCCAGGTTACGCGGGGCAGATCGCCGTCGAAGACCGCTGGGCCATTATCGCCTACCTGCGGGTTCTGCAAGCCAGCCGCGATGCGACGATCAACGAAATCCCCGCCAACAAGCGAGCGAAATTGGCTCGTGAAGCGGAACAGTTGAAAAAGCAGATCGAAGCCGCCGAAGCTGAACGCGAGAAGCAGGCACAAGCGAACGAGAAGCAGGCACAAGCGAAGAAATCGGCTGAACCTGCAACAGAAGAAGCTGCTTCGGAAGAGGCACCTGCCGCTGAAGCAAAGCCAGCGACTGAAGAAGCCAAACCAGCTGCCGAGGAAAAGCCAGCTGCTGAAGAAAAACCAGCGACTGAAGAAGCTAAGCCAGCAGCGGAAGAGAAACCAGCCGCAGAAGAAGCCAAGCCAGCGGCTGAAGAAAAGCCAGCAGCTGAGGACGCACCAGCGGCGAAGGAAGAGCCAGCAGCGGAAGCGAAGCCGGAGGCTGCTGAAGAACCTGCGGCCGACCAGGCGGCACCAGCTGACGACAAGAATTAG